Proteins found in one Labrus bergylta chromosome 8, fLabBer1.1, whole genome shotgun sequence genomic segment:
- the LOC109984435 gene encoding transcription factor E2F3 — MRRGISSAPDKVILAGVGGSPLDNNIILTTLSDRLNPGQPNATFFQIITTPPPCNVTQTSNVCLSEPQINNIYTTPQQAAANGAGQRPALGRPPAKRRLALDDSDHQYQSEPTRTPRGRGSAGVTNGARIKTPRTPKSPPEKTRYDTSLGLLTKKFVELLAQSSDGVLDLNLAAETLQVQKRRLYDITNVLEGIHLIKKKSKNNIQWMGCSLLEVEGALSQRQILTAEVSALGEEEHRLEQLIQKCSLDMRHVSDLQSNQKYAYVTYQDIKQLGNLRDQTVIVVKAPTDTKLEVPDPDESLSIHLTSTKGPIEVLLCPDDENDCKSPVKHSNMDINGNSPFLKVIQDTGCTTTSPSPSLAPPPPSAAVSVTTLSPLSSPYTSLLQQTEDQMPSALGPFLNLGPPLLDQDDYLLGLGDDQGISDLFDACDFDKMPSLGLDDLLCS, encoded by the exons ATGAGAAGAGGGATCTCTTCGGCTCCGGACAAAGTGATTTTAGCGGGGGTCGGGGGCTCTCCTCTGGACAATAATATAATCTTAACTACTCTGTCGGATCGTTTAAACCCTGGTCAACCTAACGCTACCTTCTTTCAAATAATTACCACCCCACCACCTTGCAACGTAACACAGAcatcaaatgtgtgtttatctgaACCTCAGATAAACAACATTTACACAACTCCGCAACAAGCTGCAGCAAACGGAGCAGGACAACGGCCCGCTCTCGGAAGACCGCCG GCAAAAAGGCGCTTGGCGCTCGATGATTCAGACCACCAGTACCAATCAGAACCAACCAGGACACCAAGAGGCAGAGGAAGTGCTGGGGTGACCAATGGGGCGAGGATAAAGACACCTAGAA CGCCAAAGTCTCCACCAGAGAAAACGCGGTACGACACTTCCCTGGGCCTGTTAACAAAGAAGTTTGTGGAACTCCTCGCTCAGTCTTCAGATGGCGTTCTGGACCTCAATCTTGCCGCTGAAACCTTGCAG GTACAGAAAAGGCGGCTGTATGACATCACCAATGTGCTAGAAGGTATTCACCTCATCAAGAAGAAATCAAAGAACAACATTCAATGGAT GGGCTGCAGTCTGTTGGAGGTAGAGGGAGCACTGAGCCAGAGACAGATACTGACAGCAGAGGTTTCTGCACTGGGAGAAGAAGAGCACAGACTCGAACAACTCATCCAGAAATGCAGCCTGGACATGAGGCATGTGAGCGACTTGCAAAGCAACCAGAAATAT GCCTATGTAACATACCAAGACATCAAACAGCTGGGCAATCTCAGAGATCAGACTGTTATTGTTGTGAAAGCGCCCACAGACACCAAACTTGAAGTACCAGACCCAGACGAG AGTTTATCCATCCACCTGACCAGCACCAAGGGTCCTATAGAAGTCCTGCTGTGCCCTGATGATGAGAACGACTGCAAGAGTCCTGTaaaacacagcaacatggaCATCAACGGGAACTCGCCTTTCCTCAAAGTCATTCAAG ACACTGGCTGCACAACCACTTCTCCCAGTCCCTCGCtggctccacctcctccttccgCCGCCGTCTCCGTCACtactctctcccccctctcatCCCCTTACACCAGTCTTCTACAGCAGACAGAGGATCAGATGCCTTCGGCTCTCGGACCGTTCTTAAACCTTGGCCCCCCTCTTCTGGACCAAGACGACTACCTTTTAGGTTTGGGAGACGACCAGGGAATCAGCGACCTGTTTGACGCCTGTGACTTTGATAAAATGCCCTCTCTTGGCCTGGATGATCTCCTGTGCAGCTAG